A stretch of Mobula birostris isolate sMobBir1 chromosome 2, sMobBir1.hap1, whole genome shotgun sequence DNA encodes these proteins:
- the LOC140185784 gene encoding troponin C, skeletal muscle-like isoform X3, which yields MPMTEQQADARSYLSEEMIAEFKAAFDMFDADGGGDISTRELGQVMRILGQNPTREELDAIIEEVDEDGSGTIDFEEFLVMMVRQMKEEAKGKTEEELAEFFRIFDRNADGFIERDELWDLIKEAGEHITEEEIDEIMKEGDRNNDGKLDFDEWVKLMENVQ from the exons ATG CCAATGACAGAACAACAAGCAGATGCGAGGTCTTACCTCAGCGAGGAAATGATCGCTG AGTTTAAGGCCGCATTCGACATGTTTGATGCTGATGGCGGTGGTGATATCAGCACCAGAGAGTTGGGACAGGTGATGAGAATCCTGGGGCAAAACCCCACCAGGGAAGAACTGGATGCCATCATTGAGGAAGTGGATGAAGATG GAAGTGGCACCATTGACTTTGAAGAGTTCTTGGTGATGATGGTGCGCCAGATGAAAGAGGAGGCAAAAGGAAAAACTGAAGAAGAGTTGGCAGAGTTCTTTCGCATATTTGACAG GAACGCTGATGGTTTCATTGAACGGGATGAGCTTTGGGATTTAATTAAGGAAGCTGGAGAGCACATCACAGAAGAGGAAATTGATGAAATCATGAAGGAGGGTGACAGAAACAACGATGGCAAACTAGACTTTGATG AATGGGTGAAATTGATGGAAAATGTCCAGTAA
- the LOC140185784 gene encoding troponin C, skeletal muscle-like isoform X2 codes for MTEQQADARSYLSEEMIAEFKAAFDMFDADGGGDISTRELGQVMRILGQNPTREELDAIIEEVDEDGSGTIDFEEFLVMMVRQMKEEAKGKTEEELAEFFRIFDRNADGFIERDELWDLIKEAGEHITEEEIDEIMKEGDRNNDGKLDFDGLYTTTKVNKILVEIFIF; via the exons ATGACAGAACAACAAGCAGATGCGAGGTCTTACCTCAGCGAGGAAATGATCGCTG AGTTTAAGGCCGCATTCGACATGTTTGATGCTGATGGCGGTGGTGATATCAGCACCAGAGAGTTGGGACAGGTGATGAGAATCCTGGGGCAAAACCCCACCAGGGAAGAACTGGATGCCATCATTGAGGAAGTGGATGAAGATG GAAGTGGCACCATTGACTTTGAAGAGTTCTTGGTGATGATGGTGCGCCAGATGAAAGAGGAGGCAAAAGGAAAAACTGAAGAAGAGTTGGCAGAGTTCTTTCGCATATTTGACAG GAACGCTGATGGTTTCATTGAACGGGATGAGCTTTGGGATTTAATTAAGGAAGCTGGAGAGCACATCACAGAAGAGGAAATTGATGAAATCATGAAGGAGGGTGACAGAAACAACGATGGCAAACTAGACTTTGATGGTTTGTATACAACTacaaaagtaaataaaatatTGGTTGAAATATTTATCTTTTAG
- the LOC140185784 gene encoding troponin C, skeletal muscle-like isoform X1, whose amino-acid sequence MPMTEQQADARSYLSEEMIAEFKAAFDMFDADGGGDISTRELGQVMRILGQNPTREELDAIIEEVDEDGSGTIDFEEFLVMMVRQMKEEAKGKTEEELAEFFRIFDRNADGFIERDELWDLIKEAGEHITEEEIDEIMKEGDRNNDGKLDFDGLYTTTKVNKILVEIFIF is encoded by the exons ATG CCAATGACAGAACAACAAGCAGATGCGAGGTCTTACCTCAGCGAGGAAATGATCGCTG AGTTTAAGGCCGCATTCGACATGTTTGATGCTGATGGCGGTGGTGATATCAGCACCAGAGAGTTGGGACAGGTGATGAGAATCCTGGGGCAAAACCCCACCAGGGAAGAACTGGATGCCATCATTGAGGAAGTGGATGAAGATG GAAGTGGCACCATTGACTTTGAAGAGTTCTTGGTGATGATGGTGCGCCAGATGAAAGAGGAGGCAAAAGGAAAAACTGAAGAAGAGTTGGCAGAGTTCTTTCGCATATTTGACAG GAACGCTGATGGTTTCATTGAACGGGATGAGCTTTGGGATTTAATTAAGGAAGCTGGAGAGCACATCACAGAAGAGGAAATTGATGAAATCATGAAGGAGGGTGACAGAAACAACGATGGCAAACTAGACTTTGATGGTTTGTATACAACTacaaaagtaaataaaatatTGGTTGAAATATTTATCTTTTAG